Proteins found in one Rutidosis leptorrhynchoides isolate AG116_Rl617_1_P2 unplaced genomic scaffold, CSIRO_AGI_Rlap_v1 contig201, whole genome shotgun sequence genomic segment:
- the LOC139881830 gene encoding LOW QUALITY PROTEIN: pseudouridine kinase-like (The sequence of the model RefSeq protein was modified relative to this genomic sequence to represent the inferred CDS: inserted 2 bases in 2 codons): MEAQRRIGIISKHLKQPHEPNNHVLNQVLLKDENLKQEEAAEPVIIGGMVLDIHAIPSIPTKLGTTSPGQVNYVLGGVARNVAECMSKLGAKPYMISALGLDMAGTVLLEHWISAGLSTKGIRKHQDIRTPVVCNILDVHGESAAAVASLEAIEKFLTPEWIRQFKSNISSSPVVMVDANLTPLALEAACKLAEECCTPVWFEPVSVAKSRRIASIAKHITFASPNEDELIAMANALSEGEVFHPINKSNREDKPSVEQLFHILKPAIWVLLEKGIKVIILTIGSEGVLLCTKGNPNFTIIKTRSSSEKYKPSGFNRQLYEIMSSAHHPLRMFSSSDRSXLVAHLPAVRASVVRLTGAGDNLVGXTLASLCAGLDLVHSVAVGIAAAKATVETETNVPSKFNLAAIADDARSICSAANVVFRHQSML, from the exons ATGGAGGCTCAAAGACGAATTGGAATTATTTCCAAACACCTCAAACAACCACATGAACCTAATAATCATGTTCTCAATCAG GTTTTGTTAAAAGATGAGAACTTGAAGCAAGAGGAAGCTGCAGAGCCTGTAATAATTGGAGGCATGGTGTTGGATATTCATGCCATTCCTTCAATCCCTACTAAGCTTGGAACTACATCTCCTGGCCAA GTCAATTATGTGCTAGGAGGTGTAGCAAGAAATGTAGCAGAATGCATGAGTAAGCTTGGAGCAAAGCCTTACATGATCAGTGCTCTGGGGCTTGACATGGCAG GAACTGTGCTTTTGGAGCATTGGATATCTGCTGGCTTGTCGACAAAAG GCATCAGGAAGCACCAAGACATCAGAACTCCAGTTGTGTGCAATATTCTTGATGTACATGGAGAATCTGCTGCTGCTGTTGCAAGCCTGGAAGCAATT GAAAAATTTCTTACTCCTGAATGGATTCGGCAATTTAAGTCCAATATATCCTCATCTCCAGTAGTGATGGTTGATGCAAACTTAACTCCTCTTGCTTTAGAAGCAGCTTGCAAAT TGGCCGAAGAATGCTGTACTCCTGTATGGTTTGAGCCTGTATCAGTAGCAAAATCCAGACGGATTGCTTCAATCGCTAAGCAT ATAACATTTGCTTCACCAAATGAAGACGAACTAATTGCGATGGCAAATGCTTTGTCTGAAGGAGAAGTATTTCATCCAATCAACAAGAGTAACAGAGAAGACAAGCCGTCAGTAGAACAATTATTTCATATCCTAAAACCAGCCATTTGGGTTTTGCTTGAGAAAGGTATTAAAGTAATTATTTTGACTATTGGGTCGGAAGGAGTATTATTATGCACCAAAGGAAACCCAAACTTCACGATAATCAAAACAAGAAGTAGCTCGGAGAAATACAAACCTAGTGGCTTCAATAGACAACTTTATGAGATCATGTCATCAGCACACCATCCTCTGAGAATGTTTTCCAGCTCTGATAGAA TTTTAGTTGCTCATCTTCCAGCTGTCCGTGCATCAGTCGTTAGGCTTACCGGAGCCGGCGATAATCTGGTGG CCACCCTTGCTTCTCTTTGCGCTGGTTTGGATCTTGTACATAGTGTGGCTGTTGGTATTGCAGCAGCCAAAGCTACCGTAGAGACAGAGACAAATGTGCCCTCCAAATTTAATTTGGCTGCAAttgcag ATGATGCAAGATCGATTTGTTCTGCTGCCAACGTTGTGTTCCGTCATCAATCAATGCTATAA